The following coding sequences lie in one Deinococcus carri genomic window:
- a CDS encoding nucleotidyltransferase domain-containing protein: MTLPPILPVGTSIVTRLPTAGHPAGAVAVIVRAPSDPDHAYRVRFPDGSEVTLARSSLIVRRHEKNALPDAERDYTPFVQYRCVVGSRAFGLDTSESDTDLRGFYLPPARDHWSLAGVPEQLEFGEEVYWEAQKFVLLALKANPNVLEVLHSPLVQTATPLAAELLAIRGAFLSRLVYQTYNGYVMGQFKRLEADLRQHGEVRWKHAMHLLRLLLSGIAVLERGEVQVHVGGHRDTLLAVKRSEVPWPELERWRLALHADFDRAYAHTSLPERPDYARAEAWLLRARRAALEW; this comes from the coding sequence ATGACCCTGCCCCCCATTCTCCCCGTCGGCACCAGCATCGTCACGCGCCTGCCCACAGCCGGACACCCGGCGGGCGCGGTGGCCGTCATCGTTCGCGCGCCCAGCGACCCCGACCATGCCTACCGCGTGCGCTTTCCGGACGGGAGCGAGGTCACGCTGGCCCGCTCCAGCCTGATCGTGCGCCGCCACGAGAAGAACGCCCTGCCGGACGCCGAGCGCGACTACACCCCATTTGTCCAGTACCGCTGCGTGGTGGGCAGCCGCGCCTTCGGGCTGGACACCTCGGAGAGCGACACCGACCTGCGCGGCTTCTACCTGCCCCCGGCGCGCGACCACTGGAGCCTCGCGGGTGTTCCCGAGCAACTGGAGTTCGGCGAGGAAGTGTACTGGGAAGCGCAGAAGTTCGTGCTGCTGGCGCTGAAGGCGAATCCCAACGTGCTGGAGGTGCTGCACAGTCCGCTGGTGCAGACGGCGACGCCGCTGGCCGCCGAACTGCTCGCCATCCGGGGGGCGTTCCTGAGCCGCCTGGTGTACCAGACCTACAACGGCTACGTGATGGGGCAATTCAAGCGGCTGGAAGCCGACCTGCGCCAGCACGGCGAGGTCCGCTGGAAACATGCCATGCACCTGCTGCGGCTGCTGCTGAGCGGTATCGCGGTGCTGGAACGCGGCGAGGTGCAGGTCCATGTGGGCGGGCACCGGGACACCCTGCTGGCCGTGAAGCGTAGCGAGGTGCCCTGGCCCGAACTGGAACGCTGGCGGCTCGCGCTGCACGCCGACTTCGACCGGGCCTATGCCCATACCTCCCTGCCCGAACGGCCCGACTACGCCCGCGCCGAGGCGTGGCTGCTGCGGGCACGGCGGGCGGCGCTGGAGTGGTGA
- a CDS encoding 3' terminal RNA ribose 2'-O-methyltransferase Hen1 encodes MLLTLTTTPQPARPFPATDLGFLLHKHPERVLERELPFGRATVFYPEATPEVCTAALLLEVDPVALSRTTRPGEGAPLEPYVNDRPYAAGSFLAVALRDAFGTAMTGRSKDRQDLADTPLPLVAELPCVAARGPEGLPERLFGPLGYAVEAEPIPLDPLFPEWGERPYVRLRVSGTVRLRDLLAHLYVLLPVLDGRKHYYLNETEVEKLLRHGAGWLDTHPERDLITGRFLRFRELVRQAEAAFTPAVPEEEGPEEEEAPRDPRPRLHDARLDRVAEVLKASGAARVLDLGCGEGKLLRRLLEVGQFRELVGVDVSGRALEMAADRLHLKERPELAQRVRLLHGSLAYRDTRLHGFDAAALVEVIEHLEPHHLDALTANVFGDARPRTVVVTTPNREYNAVFGADAGMRHADHRFEWTRAEFRVWAEAAASEYGYAVGFEDVGEVHADYGPVTQMAVFAKDDP; translated from the coding sequence ATGCTGCTCACGCTGACCACCACGCCCCAGCCTGCCCGGCCCTTTCCGGCCACCGACCTGGGCTTCCTGCTGCACAAGCACCCGGAGCGCGTGCTGGAGCGCGAGTTGCCCTTTGGCCGCGCGACCGTCTTCTACCCCGAGGCGACGCCCGAAGTCTGCACGGCGGCCCTGCTGCTGGAGGTGGACCCGGTGGCCCTCTCACGCACCACCCGCCCCGGCGAGGGTGCCCCGCTGGAACCCTACGTGAACGACCGGCCGTACGCGGCGGGCAGCTTCCTGGCGGTGGCCCTGCGCGACGCTTTCGGCACGGCCATGACCGGGCGCAGCAAGGACCGGCAGGACCTGGCCGACACGCCCCTGCCGCTGGTGGCCGAGTTGCCCTGCGTGGCGGCGCGTGGTCCAGAGGGTCTGCCCGAGCGGCTGTTCGGTCCCCTCGGGTACGCGGTGGAGGCCGAACCCATCCCCCTCGACCCCCTGTTTCCCGAGTGGGGCGAGCGGCCCTACGTGCGCCTGCGGGTGTCGGGCACGGTGCGGCTGCGCGACCTGCTGGCGCACCTGTACGTGCTGCTCCCCGTGCTGGACGGCCGCAAGCACTACTACCTGAACGAGACTGAGGTGGAAAAGCTTCTGCGCCACGGCGCGGGCTGGCTGGACACCCACCCGGAACGCGACCTCATCACCGGGCGGTTCCTGCGCTTCCGTGAACTGGTGCGCCAGGCCGAGGCCGCCTTCACCCCGGCTGTACCCGAGGAAGAAGGGCCGGAGGAAGAGGAAGCCCCACGTGACCCCCGCCCCCGCCTCCACGACGCCCGCCTGGACCGCGTGGCCGAGGTGCTGAAGGCCAGCGGTGCCGCCCGCGTGCTGGACCTGGGCTGCGGCGAGGGCAAGTTGCTGCGCCGCCTGCTGGAGGTGGGGCAGTTCCGCGAACTCGTCGGCGTGGACGTGAGTGGGCGTGCGCTGGAGATGGCGGCGGACAGGTTGCACCTGAAGGAACGCCCCGAACTCGCGCAGCGGGTGCGCCTGCTTCACGGCAGCCTGGCCTACCGCGACACGCGCCTGCATGGCTTCGACGCTGCTGCCCTGGTGGAAGTCATCGAACACCTCGAACCACACCACCTGGACGCCCTGACCGCGAATGTGTTCGGTGACGCCCGCCCCCGCACGGTGGTGGTGACCACGCCCAACCGCGAATACAACGCGGTCTTTGGCGCGGACGCCGGGATGCGCCACGCCGACCACCGCTTCGAGTGGACGCGGGCCGAGTTCCGGGTGTGGGCCGAGGCGGCCGCCAGCGAGTACGGCTATGCGGTGGGCTTCGAGGACGTGGGGGAGGTTCACGCCGACTACGGGCCAGTGACGCAGATGGCGGTGTTTGCAAAGGACGACCCATGA
- a CDS encoding cyclodeaminase/cyclohydrolase family protein, which yields MSSLWERPAQELLQAAASGAPTPGGGSTAALTAAFGAALLEMALNITLKKNGEAAAEALRPVLQTLGSLRERLQTLADEDVRAFRAYVQATRLPEGPEQNEALAAAGKASMQTPLQLARTALEALDLAPPLATQVHAEVISDVGAGAAILEGALHAALLTVDINLPHIPEEEREGLKAERDMLEARGRDRAAQTLRQTRERLPG from the coding sequence ATGTCCTCGCTGTGGGAGCGTCCGGCCCAGGAACTTCTCCAGGCGGCCGCCAGCGGTGCCCCGACCCCCGGCGGCGGCTCCACGGCCGCGCTGACCGCGGCTTTTGGCGCGGCGCTGCTGGAGATGGCCCTGAACATCACCCTGAAGAAGAATGGCGAGGCGGCGGCGGAGGCATTGCGGCCCGTTCTCCAGACCCTGGGCAGCCTGCGGGAGCGGCTTCAGACCCTGGCCGACGAGGACGTGCGGGCGTTCCGGGCCTATGTCCAGGCCACGCGCCTCCCCGAAGGCCCTGAGCAGAACGAAGCCCTGGCGGCAGCGGGCAAGGCCTCGATGCAGACGCCGCTCCAGCTCGCCCGCACCGCCCTGGAGGCGCTGGACCTCGCCCCGCCGCTCGCCACGCAGGTCCACGCGGAGGTCATCAGCGACGTGGGCGCGGGGGCCGCGATTCTGGAAGGCGCGCTGCACGCCGCCCTGCTGACGGTGGACATCAACCTGCCGCACATCCCCGAAGAGGAGCGGGAAGGACTGAAGGCCGAACGGGACATGCTGGAGGCGCGGGGGCGGGACCGGGCGGCACAGACGCTGCGGCAAACGCGCGAACGATTGCCGGGCTGA